A genomic window from Klebsiella quasipneumoniae subsp. quasipneumoniae includes:
- the marA gene encoding MDR efflux pump AcrAB transcriptional activator MarA — MSRRNNDAITIHSILSWIEDNLESPLSLEKVSERSGYSKWHLQRMFKKETGHSLGQYIRSRKLTEIAQKLKQSNEPILYLAERYGFESQQTLTRTFKNYFDVPPHKYRITNVPGESRYLHPLNNCC; from the coding sequence ATGTCCAGACGTAATAATGACGCCATCACTATCCATAGTATTTTGTCGTGGATCGAGGATAACCTGGAATCGCCCCTGTCGCTGGAAAAAGTGTCTGAGCGCTCAGGTTACTCCAAGTGGCACCTGCAACGTATGTTTAAGAAAGAGACCGGCCATTCCCTCGGCCAGTACATCCGCAGCCGTAAGCTGACGGAGATTGCGCAAAAGCTCAAGCAGAGCAATGAGCCAATCCTGTACCTGGCGGAACGCTACGGTTTCGAATCGCAGCAGACCCTGACGCGAACGTTTAAAAACTATTTCGATGTTCCGCCCCATAAATATCGCATAACGAATGTACCTGGCGAATCCCGCTATCTGCATCCGCTAAATAACTGTTGTTAA